GGGCAGGCTTTCCTCAAGCCCCATCTCGGCACTCCTTCCCACGAGTCGCCCCGGTGAACGGGGCACCACCGATCCCGACGCGCCCGCACCGGGCGGCTGTCGTAGTCACTTCGCCGGTCAGTTCCAATCGAAACCACCACGCCGCCACACGTAGAGATCGGCGAAACCGAAGGTCAGAATGAACAGAATCACCGCGACCACGCCGTAGAGCCCGAGAGCGTCCGCGGAAACGGCGTAGGGGAACAGAAAGACCATCTCGATGTCGAAGAGGATGAACATCATGGCCGTCAGGTAGTAGGCGACCGGCATCCGGCCACCGCCACCGACCGGCTGCGGCGAGGGTTCTATCCCGCACTCGTAGGCGTCGAGCTTGGCCTTGTTGTACCGACGCGGACCGACCAGCGGCGCGATCGCGACGGAGAACGCGGCGAAGCCGAACGCCAACGCGAACATCAGCACCAGCGGGATGTAGGGATCCAGCACTGTGCCTGCCTCCTTAATCCAGTTCCCGCTACGCCCCGAGCGAGCTCGGCGACCACACTCAGCACTTTATGCGCCCGGTTGTACGCACCTCGTATTGAGGTGAACCTAACTTTATGAATTACGGCACAAAGTCGCCGAAATCTGATCAGACGGGCGCCCTCAGGCGCTAGGTGTGAGCCGAGTAGTGGTACTTATCACACGGTCCACGGCGTCACCTCCCCTGCTGTCGTAGAGGTTGGCCAGCAGCTTGAGCACGAAGCGCATCAGCGACTTGCGGGGGAGTCCGTACTTGGTGGCGGTGCGCATCACCGTCGGATGACCGATGATCTTGCTGAACAGGTTTCCCATCCGGAAGTAGCCGCCCAGCGACTCGGCGACGGCACCGGGGTAGCGGGCCAGCGCGCGTTCCCTGGCCGCGGCGTCCGTACGAGACCTCGCCTGGATCACGCACTCGGCTGCCAACCGGGCCGCCTCCATCGCGTAGGCGATCCCCTCGCCGTTGAACGGGTTGACCATTCCGCCGGAGTCGCCGACCAGCAACAGGCCGGAGCTGTAGTGCGGCATCCGGTTGAACCCCATCGGCAGCGCGGCACCGCCGATCCTGCCGGTGGCGTTGGCCTCCCGAAGTCCCCACTCCTCCGGGGTGCCGTCCAACCAGGTGCGGAGCAGCGCACGGTAGTCAGTCTTGCCGTACGCCTTCGAGGTGGACAGCACACCCAGCCCCACGTTGACGGTGCCGTCGCCCATGCCGAAGATCCAGCCGTAGCCGGGCAACAGCTCGGCGCCCTTCGGATTCGAGTTGTTCCAGAGCTCCACGTGCGACTCCAGGTAGTCGTCGTCGGCTCGTGGGCTCTCGTAGTAACGCCGGACGGCCACCCCCATCGGGCGGTCCTCCCTGCGCTGCAGGCCCATGGACAGCGCCAGCCTGCCGGAAACCCCCTCACAGGAGATGACCAGCGGGGCCCGGTAGCTGACCTCGGCGCGCTCCGGTCCGGACTTGGCGTGCACGCCGGTGATACGACCGGTTCGCTCGTCGGTGATGGCCTCGGTCACCGAGGTCCGCTGCACCAGCCTCGCTCCCGACCGCTGCGCGTGGCGTATCAGCAGGTCGTCGAAGTCGTTCCTGGGCCGGACGACGCCGTAGGGCGGGTACTCGGCCAGTTCCGGCCAGTCCATTTCCAGCCGCACGCCGCCCCCGACGACCCGGAGTCCCCGGTTGTGCAGCCAGCCCGCTTCCGGGCGGGTGTCCACCCCGAGGTCGATGAGTTCCTTTACCCCGCGCGGTGTGATTCCGTCGCCGCACACCTTCTCCCGGGGGAAGGCGCTCTTCTCCAGGACGAGAACGTCCAGCCCCGCCTTGGCGAGATAGGTGGCTGCGGTGGCCCCCGCCGGTCCCGCTCCGACGACGATGACCTCGGCGTCGTCGGTGGCCCGGCCTCGGATGGGGGTGGTTGTCATGGTGCTCCTTGTCCAGCCTTGCTGTTCGGATCGACGTCGTTCCCCTCCGATGATCCCGGCGGAACACGCCGCCGCACCGCCCGAGCGACATCGGCGACCTTGTGAATAAGTTCACTAACGAGTCTAGGACGGACATCCCGCGCGATCGAGACATCGCGAGCGAAAGAAACTCACGGGCGCGGCGGAAGTCGCGCGGGAGGCGCGAACGCGGGCAGGCGCGGGACACGGCATCGTCCGCCCGAAGCAGTGGCGGTCACTGCTTCCTTCGGGGGATTCGACTACGCTGTTCGGGCGGCGTCGATTTCTCGCGAAATCGCCGCCGCAGCGCGGCTGCCGGGGTGTCGATTTCTCGCGAAATCGCCGCGCCGCCACGCCGCGGAGCCGAGCTCCCACCACCCTCGCAGGGCGCACCCCGACCACTCCCGCGATCGGCACCGCCGCGGGTTCTCCCGTGCGGCTCTCGCGAGGACGCCGGAGACGTTGTGTAGTACCTACCCGATGTCTCCGGAACCGCAGCGAGAGCCGTGCGAGAGGTTCCGCCGAGTGAGCAGTCGAAGCAACCCGGCCGGAAGAGTTCGATCAGTAAGGTTTGCGGGCGTGGTGCAGGGCTACGATTCCTCCGGTGAGATCCCGCCAGGCCACCTCGGACCAGCCGGAGCGGGCGATCGTAGCGGCGAGCTCCCGCTGATCGGGCCAGGCGAGGATCGACTCGGCCAGATAGACGTAGGCGTCCGGATTGCTGGCGACGGTCCGTGCGGCCGGCGGAACCGCGCGCAACGCGAGGTTGCGATAGACGGCGCGCAACGGCCTGTTGGTGGGGGTGGAGAACTCGCAGATCACCAGCCTGCCACCGGGACGGACCACGCGGGCCATCTCCCGCAGCCCGGCCTCGGTGTCGGCCAGGTTCCGCAGTCCGAACA
This portion of the Actinopolyspora lacussalsi genome encodes:
- a CDS encoding NADH-quinone oxidoreductase subunit A (product_source=KO:K00330; cog=COG0838; ko=KO:K00330; pfam=PF00507; superfamily=81333; transmembrane_helix_parts=Inside_1_6,TMhelix_7_29,Outside_30_60,TMhelix_61_83,Inside_84_89,TMhelix_90_112,Outside_113_121) — encoded protein: MLDPYIPLVLMFALAFGFAAFSVAIAPLVGPRRYNKAKLDAYECGIEPSPQPVGGGGRMPVAYYLTAMMFILFDIEMVFLFPYAVSADALGLYGVVAVILFILTFGFADLYVWRRGGFDWN
- a CDS encoding geranylgeranyl reductase family protein (product_source=TIGR02032; cath_funfam=3.50.50.60; cog=COG0644; pfam=PF01494; superfamily=51905; tigrfam=TIGR02032), with translation MTTTPIRGRATDDAEVIVVGAGPAGATAATYLAKAGLDVLVLEKSAFPREKVCGDGITPRGVKELIDLGVDTRPEAGWLHNRGLRVVGGGVRLEMDWPELAEYPPYGVVRPRNDFDDLLIRHAQRSGARLVQRTSVTEAITDERTGRITGVHAKSGPERAEVSYRAPLVISCEGVSGRLALSMGLQRREDRPMGVAVRRYYESPRADDDYLESHVELWNNSNPKGAELLPGYGWIFGMGDGTVNVGLGVLSTSKAYGKTDYRALLRTWLDGTPEEWGLREANATGRIGGAALPMGFNRMPHYSSGLLLVGDSGGMVNPFNGEGIAYAMEAARLAAECVIQARSRTDAAARERALARYPGAVAESLGGYFRMGNLFSKIIGHPTVMRTATKYGLPRKSLMRFVLKLLANLYDSRGGDAVDRVISTTTRLTPSA